A single region of the Manihot esculenta cultivar AM560-2 chromosome 12, M.esculenta_v8, whole genome shotgun sequence genome encodes:
- the LOC110627324 gene encoding uncharacterized protein LOC110627324, with the protein MANTSVLFSFCSLLMSAIFAYSGFVQLNDPDWYFWFPLYASSCVVNMLNWAISSNFIRKIAEVTLWLGIFLFFKVVMEDFVNETAGFWSLDLSERVVREKTGSGLVIFSLILQLQALSKLENSKSGNQRKKKVFPRFVEYGMAILVSFSFGLPLVFFVVRNEEMKFD; encoded by the exons ATGGCAAACACTAGTGTTCTATTCAGCTTTTGTTCTCTGTTAATGTCTGCAATCTTTGCTTACTCAGGTTTTGTCCAGTTAAATGATCCAG ATTGGTACTTTTGGTTCCCTCTCTATGCTAGCTCTTGTGTTGTTAATATGCTCAACTGGGCAATCTCCTCAAATTTTATAAGGAAAATTGCAGAGGTCACTTTATGGCTGGGTATATTCCTGTTTTTTAAGGTTGTAATGGAAGATTTTGTAAATGAAACTGCTGGATTTTGGTCATTGGATTTGAGTGAGAGAGTTGTAAGAGAGAAAACTGGAAGTGGGTTGGTCATCTTTTCCTTGATTCTGCAATTGCAAGCATTATCCAAGCTAGAGAATTCCAAGTCTGGaaatcaaagaaagaaaaaagtatTTCCAAGATTTGTTGAATATG GAATGGCTATCTTGGTGAGCTTCAGTTTTGGACTCcctttggtcttctttgtagttaGAAATGAAGAAATGAAGTTTGACTAA